Below is a window of Humulus lupulus chromosome 9, drHumLupu1.1, whole genome shotgun sequence DNA.
cagcagtgctagtcacagtgattgcagcaggttcgtccttccttattgcgtagtccatgtcggcgcagcctaaatgaagaagaactcgttccttccagattttgaaattatcacccctaagctcaggaatttcggtaaggatttcagcaaaactagaggatgatgaagaagctgcatgaataggattacaaacttagatttagaagattgaggcttaatgaagtcatgttttaccaatgtataacatgctgaagattgaaattttattaaacaaaaattgcctgtgggctaaatttttaatttaataaaattggatgtaaaggatgatagattattcaaacgaattatttgggataaagtAAGGTTTGAAacttctatctttattaaactttatgataaaactattaaattaattatcataactcctgtgggtaaattaagaaaattaatttaatatattatcctaattaattatataaatataataaaatccctgtggggtaaaattgttatatttatataattaatcacaattttgtccattatgtgatcctttcaaattaatatataattttatataattaaagatgctgtggctactccctaattatgtaaaattatatggttcactagacattatgttttaggctctaggaagacctaagaacaatttcgttataacataataggcaatcacagagagtagtgctcctagtgtggtcgtccgaagatcattaaaaaccgttctagattgagcatttgtctcaatttcatgcgttcttatgtcaaccacaaaattgtttatgaattattcataattttattcaccctaaatgttttatgaatattttatgaataaattatggagattaatgtgctaaatattattcaacctatcttaatgttttgaatataatctaaatatatctagcacaataatTGAATATATACataatgtatttaaaattataaaggcatacatataaaattaaagataattatactaaaaataaattttgcatgaataagaacaaaataatcatacaaattagtataattaattatatgtacgaaaatacaataattccatatatatatatatatatatatatacttaatggcaGAGAAATTCATgctaaataaaacaataaaatcatttattaatccggtgaattaataaaacaattgcacaaacttaattgtaaaaattaattacattcttaaaatagcacaattatttaatatttcatgaataaaagaaatataccatacaccaaaatcaagtaattgcacattttaattaatttccaaatatataatttaccaaaattatatgttttaattaaattggcaaaataaaatttattgtccaaataagcattaaaatgaataaaataacaaaattccaaaataaatcaaaaaattaattttcttcattttcttcatttttttttttaaaaaaaaaaaataataatcttaAGATGTCCTAATACTCAAATAGATCGAAAATACATAtttgaattaaaaataaataaataaataaaaaatttcaacttAAGGCCATGAACGTGTATGTATatggtcattgttttgtttttaaactagtttctCAAATAACAAATTATTAGAAACACTTACCAAAGATTTCTAATGCAACTAAATTGAGAAACAAATTTGAATTAACAATTCCAATTTTCAACAATATATGAAACTATATACacgaatatataatatatgtgaatAGATGAAGACATAGGCACATCTATAaatcatgaaaaaaaatatatgtgtatatatgcatACAAAAATAACAAGGTAGAGATTAACCTAGCgactgataccaaatgttagaattaatatgaaagtagacatatgaacaattctatatacatgtaggcggaattaatatatgaatgaacatatgcaaaaaagaatcgaatattgtatacttccagccattgctattgataacctcgatctagctttagatctacaaaagaaaagaacagaaattagaacgagcacacgggcttccaagctctcactaactcttttagatggagttactgaaagttagaatgagtagtgagcttggggaccggtactctatatttatagagtgagacctaccatcagagtctctgccacagattgagatatttcctcaatcagttgggatatgaaaaatcgggtaacaacaaatcaggtaacaaacaatgttgaccattaattagaatattttgtcaataaattaaatattgactttaatatattaaatcaattagttgattttatataccaaataaataatattctaacatGGCCTTTTTAGTAAATTGTTATGTTGATCAATTTGTGCTGAGTGAAAGAGGCCTGAGAATGTGAGAGTTTGGGAGCTAACAGAGCTATCTGATATGATATAAGAATGTGTATGCCTTTGGGCTTCTCTCTGGTACTGAGTAAGAGTAGGGTTAGGCTTTGATTGGGTTTTGGGGACGCAGAGTGATAGCCATCATATTGGATTGTTATTCATATTATTGGGTTATTAGTAGTGAAGCACATGGGGCGGGGCGGAGAATTGGCGGGGAGTGTTCCCCTTTCCCCGtccccatttatatttttaatctccGTTTTGCCCCATCTTCATTTATTCCCCGTCGGATATTTTTAATCTCCGTCTTTGCCCCATCCTCATTTATTCTCCGTCGGAGTGGGATGGGGAATTCCCTATTGGGCAGAGAATCCCCACGCGaacttatttatttaaaaaataaactttaaattaaaattttaaaataaaatttgtaaAGTATATGTAAattatttaacattatttattatttaaaatattaaatattatcctaaataaaattgaaaatattaaaaaaaattactactaTACTACAACAACACATTATaaaattcatataaaatattacaaaaatatataaaaaaattaagggGGGCTCTGTCGAGGCGGGGAGTGCTATCCTCGTCCCCGTCCCATTAAACATTTGGGAATTGAAAATTATTTCCGTCTCAGCTCCGTTCCCTATTTAGACGGGGATTCCCAATCCTATTAGGAGCGGGTCCACGCAGGGCTCGTTCTCATGGGAAAAATGTGCATTCCTAGTTATTAGTTATAATAATATAAGAGGAAATTATATGttatatgggatttttaataaattgtgtaaaaatatgactttttttataaaaaaaaaaaagttactctatagtttttcatatttttgtataaaagtttgtttatgctatagttttactcttaattaagttttattaatttggaaaggtatgtttgtaatttaaaaaaaaaatctagttatCCAAAGGGATAACCAGTTACttgtttgatttgattttttacagttatgtaaaaaatagTCATAgtggttaaataacatgtatcacaAGGGGTAATCAATTACAATGAGATGAGTAACATTCTGTCATAaaaagggtaaccagttaccataagaggggtgacgagtcactcatattagaaatgaaaaaaaaatatcacatttgaaggaaaaaagGGAAGAGTAAGTATGATTTAGTAAGCTAGGTAATTAGTTACCATAAAAaactcagaaatatacacacatcaaAACATGAAGATAACCAATTACTTTttaaaatatacacacaaagaacgtgaagatAACTAGTTACCACAGATctgaaatagaaagaaagaaaaaaacatatatgaccacgaaccaacctcctccctcgcctccgaccaccaccagaACCCCTCATCCCGTGCGCGCAAAACCCCGTCACAATCCCAGCCATCCCCATCATTTTGCGCAGCTCCGAGCACCACGAATCGCACTCAGCCTAGGTGCCACCCTTCtccctcgcctccgaccaccaTCAGCACATCCCTCACCTTAGCTTATCCCCGTTGTTTTGGATTTGGGGGCTCGCGAATGGAATCGCGCAAAGATGCGCAGATTGAGGCTATGTTCGTCGATGGTGCAGCTGAGTGTTCTTGACTGGGTTTCATGGAGGTGTACGCCTAAGGTGAATCACAAGTGGTGAGGGTGGGTGGCCggagatgatggtggagatggtgaggcaaGCAAGTGGAGGACAGGGAAGTGACGGCTAGGGCAAAATGAAAGAGAAGAGGTGGCTTGGCTAAAGGAGTTTTTGCTATGTTAATTACTATAGTACCTCTCTTTTTATTGAtgtctttttgtttaattttgatttccaatatgtgattagttttcccataaattgagtttttattaattaaattttctcATACAGATTAAAGAAAGtttaattttcatatttttgcacattaatggCTAAAaagcatatttttttaaaaattcccatAATATAATATGAGTTTTGTTAGCTTAGGATATTTGGTTAATAGTTTGTTACGAGTGTTCACTACAAACAAACTCATATTATTTTATTACAATACTAATAACCCAATAATATGAATAGAATAAATAACCTTTTTATTTTCTGAATTGTTAACACTAACAAATTGTGTCTCTACCTCTAAAATATAcagttttttttaaattttttcatGAACTATTGATACTATCACATTGTCCCCTGTTATGATTTGCataaaaaattagtatttttgtcATCTGAACTTTGACAACTACTAAATTGtgcttatttaattaaaaaaattttaaaatctatttttctattagttcttaaaaaattaaaagaattcAAGAACTAAACTTATTTAAAATtccttttaaatatatttaagtttaaaaatattttttaaaagaaaaactaaattgttaccattaaaaaaatatattttttttattaatttttctaattattttctgttcttttatttttttttatccctaaatcctttttaaacataaatatatataaaatattataaatttaaaacataCTAATTTTAAAAGAAGTAtgtaaaacttaattaattaaaaatattggaaaaaaatgaaagaatagaaagtgtacgccctgattttcccacgggctgattagcgagctgagctgcggcctaatcatgattatctcgtggacatccccaaaaccggagctgccgtcataagatcgtacctccttagctcggggtaacccaagggttcgccaagattgcctaagaactgagtccggactctgaaggtcgaaggtcgagttaagtatccagctcgtggtacgagctggatatggaggctataACCCTTTGTAAAGTcgacacacgcaaggtaaacgtgcatatatcagacatcacgtgtctgatatgcccctgacttctcggacacgcagcaggaacatgcgtattcagacacccacgactgggttgggccgtgcggcccattatccccttacctattgatttgaccacacttatgtgtcaggtttaggaattaatcatgaatgtcacagagttgatacgataggtaagaaggtcacgggatgacatTCTTACCAATTCCCAGGTGCCTtcttctataaatatggagaccctgggagttaataaaggttggattctctcttgtaagaaataccatgtaatcaaatatccagtatatagcaataatactgactagtggagtagaaggatttttaacctttgaaccacttaaaaaacgtgtcttaaGTTAccctttcatttctaagatcatatatatgtttcggttcaacattagcactaatcaatttctcttcttttcttaattacctgttggcgaagaaccgcgtcaacagaaagtaatttaaaaaataaattataaatgactaaaaaaagaaaggaatgtgttttgtttttatttgtaacattgtagtttttcttttaaaaaatatttttaaacttaaatttatttaaaatgaattttaaataattttactattttattgaatttcttttaatttttaaagaattaattaaaaaaataaatttttaaattttatataattaaagatgacAATTTGGTAGTTGTCAAAGTTTAGGGGCAAAATtactaattattttatgcaaatcatAAGGGGCAAGATCTGATTGTATTAATAGTTGAGGAGAAAATTTTGAACCAATATACATTTACAATTTGTTAGTGTACATTTGTTAGTGTGAAAAGTTCAGTGAACAAAAATGTTAATTATTGTAATATGAATAATAACCCAATATGATGGTGTGTCACAAAGTTAAGACTTATTAGTATAAAATTACATAGAAAGACACTGAAGCTGATCCAAAAGAAACAAATGTTGGCCAAATTCAGGTGATGTAGATAAGGGACGGTCTGTGATGAGTGACAAGTGTGAAagattttgttataattttgataatatcACAATCACGATTTCGATAGTCCAAGAAAATACTTAAGCAAGAAGAGCATTTGTAATAAAACCTTTGATAGATATTCAGAAGGGTAAGACTAAGATGCCATTGTGATTCAGATAGCTAGATTGATTGTAGTGTCTTTTTTTTGCGTGTGTGTGGTGACAGTTGCAGGAGTTGAAAAATGAAAATCTTCGAATGTTGGAAGTTCAAGGAAAGGGATATTGGAACTTTACTAGTAAAGATGATGGTAACAGGTATGGGATTCAAGTTCAGGCTCAAACTGAGACCGAGTTGCTCAAACACTTAAAACCCGAATCGAATAATGGAGTTGTTGATCATAGGAGGGGAGCTGCAATCACACAGAGCCTGTCCAGCGCAGTGTTGTCACTTTTGGTTGGAATGATCATCTGGAATGCTGAAGACCCTTGTATGCCTCTTGTTGTGGCTCTCTTCACAGTGGTTGGGATGTCATTGAAGACTGTGGTTCAATTTTTTTCCACCATTAAGAACAAACCTGCTTCGGACTCTGTGGCTCTACTGAGCTTAAACTGGTTCATACTTGGCACACTCACTTACCCAACATTGCCAGTATTGGCCCGAATGTTGTCTCCAGTGGCACTAAGAATTGTGAACGGAGCAGCCAGTCTTACTGGTCTTTCTTTCACCTAATTCTACCAGGTAAACTCTGATTTAAGCTTTGGTTTTGTACCATGCACAGTAGAAGAAGAAAATAAACCTTTTTTTTTGGCTCTCTTTAGGGGTGTTAATATAAATGCAGACCCTGAAACTTAACAAGTTTATATGTAGATATACCTATCTGGTTCGGTTAGATAGAACAGTGCAAAAGTAGGTGTGGACTGTGGTGGTAGTACCATTACTTCTGTTTTGGGATTCCTTATGGCAAACAGTTGAAAACTGATCAATTTATGCCGAGTGAAAGAGACCTGAGAAGGTGAGAGTTAACAGTTGGGTATTAATAGAGTCATCTGATATAGGTATGTATGTCTGTGACTGAGTTATGAGTAGTAGGGCTAGGCTTTGATTGGCTATTGGGGATGCCCAGAGTTAGGATTTACTAGCATAAACTTACATATAATGACACTGAAGCTGACCCAAAAGAAACAAATTTGAATCAAAGTGTTGTGTGGTGTGGTGAGTGTGGATTTCAAATTAAAATGAATGCATAATTGCATATTCTCAAAGCTGAACAGCTGCCTGGAGCCTGGACCATATCGTTTGTTATCTGTCCTTTTTTGGAAGAAAGAAAAATGGTATCAGAATCTTTTAATTGCACAGCTCATCCCTATCAATCCTATCCTATCATATGCTGCAATTTCAGGATGGGGACTAGGGCTGTTCAAATTTTTTTGCAAAACGCCAAAATTAAATGACTCGCTCAAACCAAATCGAATAAACCAATAAAATACGCAACTCAGATAACCCAACGAAAATTTAAACCGTCCAatctaataaataataaataggcGGATTAGAAAATATTCTAACTTACCCAAATAaatcatattttataatattacataaattatctttttattttaaaaagaatgAAATCTTATATTTTTAACAATCAATTTAGAATATACTATTTTTGAACTTAAAAGgtgaatattatatttttagtttactgaatttgattatttgaaatctaaaaaaaaataaaaaattattgaaTATCAATTTAATCAGGTTAACTCAAGGAAACTGCCAATTTGCAACCTGGTGtacttaaaatatattatataaccCATATGTCATTTTAACTTTTAGTATGATCTGCTCAGCTTTAAATGTTGAGACTTGAAGATCCTTGTCTTTTCTAATGAGTTGTACACATATTTTATATGTAGTTGATTGTAGAGAGAATTGATCAGAAATCTACCACCTaatttgatataaatatatataaatccaGATGAAGAATAGTGAGCCGCCCATTCCACTTCCATCATTTTCAAGGGTTTAAAATCAATTAGCCATTGCTTTCATGAGTCTATACTCTGTAGAAGTTGGATAAGGTTGCATTGTTGTTTTAAATTGTTGTTTTGTTTGCTTAATCAACAAGCAAGAATTAGGTAGAAGAGAAAGCAATCTTTTTTAAATAGATCATATGAACAA
It encodes the following:
- the LOC133801504 gene encoding uncharacterized protein LOC133801504 isoform X2, whose translation is MMVLKISSCIINFMSRPLTLLKFAFVLFLTWTELVKVAMFLHFNLVWKLLTLPLRLLTAIWRERQLEMRLHDVQCELENLVCDRKQLELHLRTAIREHKMMELLLEDLEHEHDSAISMVQLLQDELQELKNENLRMLEVQGKGYWNFTSKDDGNRRGAAITQSLSSAVLSLLVGMIIWNAEDPCMPLVVALFTVVGMSLKTVVQFFSTIKNKPASDSVALLSLNWFILGTLTYPTLPVLARMLSPVALRIVNGAASLTGLSFT
- the LOC133801504 gene encoding uncharacterized protein LOC133801504 isoform X1 — protein: MMVLKISSCIINFMSRPLTLLKFAFVLFLTWTELVKVAMFLHFNLVWKLLTLPLRLLTAIWRERQLEMRLHDVQCELENLVCDRKQLELHLRTAIREHKMMELLLEDLEHEHDSAISMVQLLQDELQELKNENLRMLEVQGKGYWNFTSKDDGNRYGIQVQAQTETELLKHLKPESNNGVVDHRRGAAITQSLSSAVLSLLVGMIIWNAEDPCMPLVVALFTVVGMSLKTVVQFFSTIKNKPASDSVALLSLNWFILGTLTYPTLPVLARMLSPVALRIVNGAASLTGLSFT